One stretch of Pseudomonas fluorescens Q2-87 DNA includes these proteins:
- a CDS encoding mechanosensitive ion channel family protein — protein sequence MSRLTTVLLLILLTLSGTGAYGTAAVPGTSKPSEAPAEPEPLVQGGLLGAISSSIDDVQDKLDLNQSLVDAWRLRADRAADEVDRLVDQTSRSSWRVAGDFLLLSGVWIGAFAVMWTTARLLIRHLNRRRWLRTRQRVRDLLGYLLPYTVPALVCLPLTLYISHFLQVSVGRALALCFAYATSSGIFSTSVLLCVIVMFNAGHKRRAVAMIRRLSPRPLFLIGFLAALSDALTSPQIARQLGGNITSSIAVFTGLFASVIFGWLVIRLRRPVAHLIRNRPLAQRLKQPALQESLRIFSGLWYWPILLMVLVSAVSLIGVGEDNQKALRCALFTTILLIAMVFLSTVFQHIFKSPKAEKIQRNSAYKGRLLSLLHALLRIVMAVAFIEILGRIWGISLFEFASRNAVGRAISDSLSRIGLIFLMTWLTWVVLDTAIQEALKPPLNKRGARQPSTRIKTILPLLRNAAKIILVVICAITTMANLGINVAPLLAGAGVVGLAIGFGSQQLVQDVITGLFIIIEDTLSIGDWVVLDSGHAGTVEGLTIRTLRLRDGKGFVHSVPFGQIKAVTNQSRQFAFAFFSVQFTYDTDVDQAIELIREAGRSISEDPFLKFNLQGPLDVFGVDRMDLNGVVLTAQFRTVSGGQYAVSRAFNQRLKKLVDNHPAVHFAQTYPQQVVLPKRLVEEPKEEGGEVPEQP from the coding sequence TTGTCTCGATTGACCACCGTATTGCTGCTGATCTTGCTGACATTGAGCGGCACTGGCGCCTACGGGACCGCCGCCGTCCCCGGCACCTCGAAACCCAGCGAGGCCCCCGCCGAGCCCGAGCCGCTGGTGCAGGGCGGGTTGCTGGGCGCCATCAGTTCGAGCATCGACGACGTCCAGGACAAACTCGACCTGAACCAGAGCCTGGTAGATGCCTGGCGCCTGCGGGCGGACCGGGCGGCGGATGAAGTGGATCGGCTGGTGGACCAGACGTCCCGTTCGTCCTGGCGCGTGGCGGGGGATTTCCTGCTGCTGTCCGGCGTATGGATCGGGGCATTTGCGGTGATGTGGACGACGGCCCGGCTGTTGATCCGACATTTGAACCGTCGTCGCTGGCTGCGTACCCGCCAGCGCGTGCGGGACCTGCTCGGTTACCTGCTGCCCTATACCGTGCCGGCGCTGGTCTGCCTGCCGTTGACCCTGTACATCAGCCACTTCCTGCAGGTCTCGGTGGGCCGAGCGCTGGCGCTGTGCTTCGCCTATGCCACCAGCAGCGGTATTTTCTCCACGTCGGTGCTGCTCTGCGTGATCGTGATGTTCAACGCCGGCCACAAGCGCCGGGCCGTGGCGATGATTCGTCGCTTGAGCCCCAGGCCGCTGTTCCTGATCGGCTTCCTCGCCGCCCTCAGTGATGCGTTGACCAGCCCACAGATTGCCCGGCAACTGGGCGGCAACATCACCAGCAGCATCGCCGTGTTCACCGGTCTGTTCGCGTCGGTGATTTTCGGCTGGCTGGTGATTCGCTTGCGCCGGCCCGTGGCCCACCTGATCCGCAACCGACCGTTGGCCCAGCGCTTGAAACAGCCGGCCCTGCAAGAGTCGCTGCGGATTTTTTCCGGGCTCTGGTACTGGCCGATCCTGTTGATGGTGCTGGTGTCGGCGGTGAGCCTGATTGGCGTCGGCGAAGACAACCAGAAGGCCCTGCGTTGCGCGTTGTTCACCACGATCCTGCTGATTGCCATGGTGTTCCTGAGCACGGTGTTCCAGCACATATTCAAGTCGCCCAAGGCTGAGAAGATCCAGCGCAACAGCGCCTACAAGGGGCGTCTGTTGAGCCTTTTGCATGCCTTGCTGCGGATTGTCATGGCGGTGGCGTTCATCGAGATCCTCGGACGGATCTGGGGGATTTCGCTGTTCGAATTTGCCTCGCGCAATGCCGTGGGCCGGGCAATCAGTGATTCCCTGAGCCGCATCGGCCTGATCTTCCTGATGACCTGGCTCACCTGGGTGGTGCTCGACACGGCCATCCAGGAAGCCTTGAAGCCGCCGCTGAACAAGCGCGGCGCCCGTCAGCCCAGTACCCGGATCAAGACCATCCTGCCGCTTTTACGTAACGCGGCAAAAATCATCCTGGTGGTGATTTGTGCGATCACCACCATGGCCAACCTCGGCATCAACGTCGCGCCGTTGCTGGCCGGCGCCGGGGTGGTGGGGCTGGCGATCGGTTTCGGCTCGCAGCAATTGGTGCAAGACGTGATTACCGGGCTGTTCATCATCATCGAAGACACGCTGTCGATCGGCGACTGGGTGGTGCTCGACTCCGGCCACGCCGGCACCGTCGAGGGGCTGACCATCCGCACCTTGCGCCTGCGTGACGGCAAGGGCTTCGTGCATTCGGTGCCGTTCGGCCAGATCAAAGCCGTGACCAACCAGTCGCGGCAATTTGCCTTTGCGTTCTTCTCCGTGCAGTTCACCTACGACACTGACGTGGACCAGGCCATCGAGCTGATCCGCGAAGCCGGCCGCTCGATTTCCGAAGACCCGTTCCTCAAGTTCAACCTGCAAGGGCCGTTGGATGTGTTTGGCGTGGACCGCATGGACCTCAATGGCGTGGTGCTCACCGCCCAGTTCCGCACCGTGTCCGGTGGCCAATATGCGGTGAGCCGGGCGTTCAACCAGCGTTTGAAAAAGCTTGTGGATAACCATCCGGCGGTGCACTTCGCGCAGACTTATCCACAGCAGGTGGTGTTGCCCAAGCGGTTAGTGGAAGAGCCAAAAGAAGAAGGAGGAGAGGTGCCTGAGCAACCTTAA
- a CDS encoding DUF72 domain-containing protein, which yields MTAIHIGISGWRYTPWRGDFYPKGLTQKRELQFASRAVNSIEINGSFYALQRPERYAQWYAETPPGFVFSVKAPRFITHIKRLRDIHKPLANFFASGVLELKEKLGVILWQFPPSFKFDPELFEDFLKQLPHDTKNAAALAREHEPRLDGHASTETDKKRPLRHAVEIRHESFIDPRFVTLLKRYDVALVIADTAGKWPYREDVTSDFVYLRLHGAEELYASGYTDEALKRWGDRIEAWSHGTQPGDAHLIDPKKKPRARKSREVFCYFDNDIKVRAPYDARHLLERFELDKGLATAPGVRPAEGVLP from the coding sequence ATGACGGCGATCCACATTGGCATTTCCGGTTGGCGCTACACGCCCTGGCGGGGGGATTTCTACCCCAAGGGGCTGACCCAGAAACGGGAATTGCAATTTGCTTCGCGAGCGGTCAACAGCATCGAAATCAATGGATCGTTCTACGCCCTGCAACGCCCCGAACGGTATGCCCAGTGGTATGCCGAGACGCCGCCCGGCTTTGTGTTCAGCGTCAAGGCCCCGCGTTTCATCACCCACATCAAGCGCCTGCGGGACATCCACAAGCCGCTGGCCAATTTCTTTGCCTCCGGCGTGCTGGAGCTCAAGGAAAAACTCGGCGTGATCCTCTGGCAGTTTCCCCCCAGTTTCAAATTCGACCCCGAACTGTTCGAAGACTTCCTCAAGCAATTGCCCCACGACACCAAAAATGCCGCGGCCTTGGCCCGGGAGCATGAGCCGCGCCTGGACGGCCATGCCAGCACCGAGACCGATAAAAAACGGCCGCTGCGCCACGCCGTCGAGATCCGCCATGAGAGCTTCATCGACCCGCGCTTTGTCACCCTGCTCAAGCGCTACGATGTCGCCTTGGTGATCGCCGACACGGCCGGCAAATGGCCTTATCGCGAAGACGTCACCAGCGATTTCGTCTACCTGCGCCTGCACGGTGCCGAAGAGCTGTATGCCAGCGGCTACACCGACGAGGCGTTGAAACGCTGGGGTGACCGGATCGAAGCCTGGAGCCATGGCACGCAGCCGGGTGATGCGCACCTGATCGACCCGAAAAAGAAACCCCGGGCCCGCAAGAGCCGCGAGGTGTTCTGCTACTTCGACAATGACATCAAAGTCCGCGCGCCCTATGACGCACGCCACCTGCTGGAGCGCTTCGAGCTGGACAAAGGCCTCGCCACCGCACCCGGTGTGCGCCCGGCCGAGGGAGTCTTGCCATGA
- a CDS encoding endonuclease/exonuclease/phosphatase family protein, translating to MSIPESTEAARDPTQRPAQSLERVSRFTVLTVNTHKGFTALNRRFILPELREAVRSVSADVVFLQEVHGTHEQHPQRYSNWPSMPQYEFLADTLWPQFAYGRNAVYPAGDHGNALLSKFQIIRHDNLDVSISGHESRGMLHSVLRLPGEEGLQVHAICVHLGLREVHRVEQLKLLCQRLSELPPEAPVIVAGDFNDWLGKASALLEPCGLREVFAEHGGKPARSFPARLPILRLDRIYVRNLKAHHPKVLSVRPWSHLSDHAPLSVEIEL from the coding sequence ATGAGCATTCCAGAATCCACCGAAGCCGCCCGCGACCCGACCCAACGCCCGGCCCAGAGTCTTGAGCGGGTCAGCCGTTTCACCGTTCTGACGGTCAACACCCATAAAGGCTTCACTGCCCTGAATCGGCGTTTCATCCTGCCGGAACTGCGCGAAGCGGTGCGCAGCGTGTCCGCCGACGTGGTGTTTTTGCAGGAGGTCCACGGTACCCACGAGCAGCATCCCCAGCGCTACAGCAACTGGCCGAGCATGCCGCAATACGAATTTTTAGCCGACACCCTCTGGCCGCAATTCGCCTACGGGCGCAACGCCGTGTACCCGGCGGGCGACCACGGCAACGCGCTGCTGTCGAAATTCCAGATCATTCGCCACGACAACCTGGACGTGTCCATCAGCGGCCATGAAAGCCGCGGCATGCTCCACAGCGTCCTGCGCCTGCCGGGTGAAGAAGGGCTGCAAGTCCACGCCATTTGCGTCCACCTGGGGCTGCGCGAAGTCCATCGCGTCGAGCAACTCAAGTTGCTTTGCCAACGCCTGAGCGAGTTACCGCCCGAGGCGCCGGTGATCGTTGCCGGCGACTTCAACGACTGGCTCGGCAAGGCCAGCGCCCTGCTCGAACCTTGCGGCTTGCGCGAGGTGTTCGCCGAGCACGGGGGCAAACCGGCCCGCAGCTTTCCGGCACGCCTGCCGATCCTGCGCCTGGACCGCATCTACGTGCGCAACCTCAAGGCCCATCACCCCAAAGTATTAAGTGTCAGGCCTTGGTCGCACCTTTCCGACCACGCCCCGTTGTCGGTGGAGATCGAATTATGA
- the clsB gene encoding cardiolipin synthase ClsB yields MSATMNKATVEQVEVPPSERNPALADIEYGWHGNNRVTLLENGEEYFPRVFEAIRRAETEILLETFILFEDKVGYELRDLLVDAAHRGVRITVSLDGFGCGELTTEFLESLSEAGVRLQMFDPAPRHLGIRTNWFRRLHRKIVVVDGVIAFIGGINFSADHLGDFGPEAKQDYSVEVKGPAVVDIHHFALLQSGRPARAKYWWQRRRSRRSELAFNDHDGQVRLVYRDNHEHQTDIEEVYLQVLRSAQRRVVIANAYFFPGYRLLREIRNAARRGVEVRLILQGQPDMMIAKLAARMLYSYLLKAGVVIYEYCERPLHGKVALVDEDWSTVGSSNLDPLSLSLNLEANVLIRDRAFNRELFERLDYLGRNHCTVMPENHAPRGLLWRMTIGFMVFHFLRHFPSWAGWLPAHKPRLKPFSPPTAVRSEPHEPL; encoded by the coding sequence ATGAGCGCGACGATGAACAAGGCGACCGTGGAGCAGGTCGAGGTGCCGCCCTCCGAGCGCAATCCAGCGCTGGCTGATATTGAATATGGCTGGCACGGCAACAACCGCGTCACGCTCCTGGAAAACGGCGAGGAATATTTCCCCCGGGTATTCGAGGCCATTCGCCGGGCAGAAACAGAAATTCTGCTGGAGACTTTCATTCTGTTCGAGGACAAGGTCGGCTACGAACTGCGGGATCTGTTGGTGGACGCCGCCCACCGAGGCGTGCGCATCACCGTGAGCCTCGACGGTTTTGGCTGCGGCGAGCTGACCACCGAATTCCTGGAATCCCTGAGCGAAGCCGGGGTGCGCCTGCAAATGTTCGACCCCGCGCCCCGGCACTTGGGGATCCGAACCAACTGGTTCCGTCGCCTGCACCGCAAGATCGTGGTAGTGGACGGGGTGATTGCGTTCATCGGCGGGATCAACTTTTCCGCTGACCACCTGGGCGATTTCGGCCCCGAGGCCAAGCAGGATTATTCAGTAGAGGTCAAAGGCCCGGCGGTGGTCGACATCCACCATTTCGCGCTGTTGCAAAGCGGTCGCCCCGCCCGGGCCAAGTATTGGTGGCAACGGCGCCGCAGCCGACGCTCCGAGTTGGCCTTCAATGATCACGACGGCCAGGTGCGCCTGGTCTATCGGGACAATCACGAACATCAGACCGACATCGAAGAGGTCTACCTGCAAGTGCTGCGCAGCGCCCAGCGGCGGGTGGTGATTGCCAACGCCTACTTTTTCCCTGGTTATCGGCTGCTGCGCGAGATCCGCAATGCAGCGCGGCGCGGCGTGGAGGTGCGGCTGATCCTGCAAGGCCAGCCGGACATGATGATCGCCAAGCTCGCGGCGCGGATGCTCTACAGCTATCTGCTCAAGGCCGGTGTGGTGATTTACGAATATTGCGAGCGACCGTTGCACGGCAAAGTCGCGCTGGTGGACGAGGACTGGAGCACCGTCGGTTCGAGCAATCTCGACCCGCTGAGTTTGTCCCTGAACCTGGAAGCCAACGTGCTGATCCGTGACCGGGCGTTCAACCGTGAGCTGTTCGAACGCCTCGACTACCTGGGCCGCAACCATTGCACCGTCATGCCCGAAAACCATGCCCCGCGGGGCCTGCTGTGGCGCATGACCATCGGGTTCATGGTGTTCCACTTCTTGCGCCACTTCCCCTCATGGGCCGGTTGGCTGCCGGCCCATAAACCACGTTTGAAACCTTTTTCGCCGCCAACGGCGGTGCGGAGCGAACCCCATGAACCACTCTGA
- a CDS encoding lysylphosphatidylglycerol synthase domain-containing protein yields the protein MNHSDARTAPRDAHAPEQTKPASRWSRWKRPLTLAFFLLLIALFTTLARRIDWSEVFATLADFKLRTLIIAAALTLASFITYAGFDLIGRTYIRQKLGWRQILPVGVISYAFNLNLSAWVGGIAMRYRLYSRLGVSTGNIAKILGLSLATNWFGYMTLAGVVFSSGLVTMPPGWKLSSNALQGVGVLLLLVSAGYLLACRFSKRRAWTVRGMEINLPSLRMAVLQLALGALNWSLMAAVIFTLLPSKLDYPVVLGVLLISSIAGVITHIPAGLGVLEAVFIALLQHEVSRGSLLAGLIAYRAIYFILPLLITVVIYLVIEAKAKALRVKPGLKR from the coding sequence ATGAACCACTCTGACGCGCGCACCGCGCCGAGAGACGCCCACGCGCCGGAGCAGACCAAGCCCGCGTCGCGCTGGAGCCGTTGGAAACGACCGCTGACCCTGGCTTTCTTCCTCCTGCTGATCGCGCTGTTCACCACCCTGGCCCGGCGCATCGACTGGTCCGAAGTGTTCGCCACCCTCGCCGATTTCAAGCTGCGCACCCTGATCATCGCTGCGGCGCTGACCCTCGCCAGCTTCATCACTTACGCCGGTTTCGACCTGATTGGCCGTACCTACATCCGTCAGAAACTGGGCTGGCGGCAGATCTTGCCGGTGGGGGTGATCAGTTATGCCTTCAACCTCAACCTCAGTGCCTGGGTCGGCGGCATCGCCATGCGCTATCGGCTGTATTCGCGATTGGGGGTCAGCACCGGAAATATCGCCAAGATCCTCGGGCTGAGCCTGGCCACGAACTGGTTCGGCTACATGACCCTGGCGGGTGTAGTGTTCAGCAGCGGCCTGGTGACGATGCCGCCGGGCTGGAAGTTGAGCAGCAATGCGCTGCAAGGCGTGGGCGTGCTGTTGCTGCTGGTGAGTGCCGGGTATCTGTTGGCGTGCCGGTTCTCCAAGCGTCGGGCCTGGACGGTTCGCGGCATGGAAATCAACCTGCCGTCGCTGCGCATGGCCGTGCTGCAACTGGCGCTGGGGGCGCTGAACTGGTCGCTGATGGCCGCAGTGATTTTCACTTTGCTGCCAAGCAAGCTGGATTATCCGGTGGTGCTCGGGGTGTTGCTGATCAGCAGTATCGCCGGGGTCATCACCCACATTCCGGCGGGGCTTGGGGTATTGGAAGCGGTGTTCATCGCCCTGCTGCAGCATGAGGTGTCGCGGGGCAGCCTGCTGGCGGGGCTGATTGCCTACCGGGCGATCTATTTCATCCTGCCGTTGCTGATCACAGTGGTGATATATCTGGTGATCGAGGCGAAGGCGAAGGCGTTGCGGGTCAAGCCGGGGCTCAAGCGGTGA
- a CDS encoding alpha/beta hydrolase family protein — MTARSETIQIPIDDEHMNGTFLSPKSKVPGVLFVHGWGGSQQRDLERAKGIAGLGCVCLTFDLRGHTGGAGIPLSRVTREDNLRDLLAAYDRLLAHPALDTSAIAVVGTSYGGYLASILTSLRPVRWLALRVPALYRDEQWHTAKRDLDKSDLLDYRSTLVHADTNRALHACSQFTGDVLLVESETDDHVPHATIMSYRAACQQTHSLTHRIIDGADHALSDPVSQQAYTSILVDWITEMVVGERLSIIQAR, encoded by the coding sequence ATGACGGCTAGAAGCGAGACCATTCAGATTCCCATTGATGACGAGCACATGAACGGGACTTTCCTGAGTCCCAAATCCAAGGTCCCCGGCGTGTTGTTCGTGCACGGCTGGGGCGGCAGCCAACAGCGCGACCTGGAGCGGGCCAAGGGCATCGCCGGCCTGGGCTGCGTGTGCCTGACGTTCGACTTGCGCGGGCACACGGGCGGGGCGGGAATTCCCTTGTCCCGGGTCACCCGGGAAGACAATTTGCGCGACCTGCTGGCGGCCTATGATCGGCTGCTGGCCCATCCAGCCCTGGACACTTCGGCAATCGCCGTGGTGGGCACCAGCTACGGCGGCTACCTGGCCTCGATCCTGACATCGCTGCGACCGGTGCGCTGGCTGGCGCTGCGCGTGCCGGCGCTGTACCGCGACGAGCAATGGCACACGGCCAAGCGCGACCTGGATAAAAGCGATCTGCTGGATTACCGCAGCACCTTGGTGCACGCCGACACCAACCGCGCCTTGCATGCCTGCTCGCAATTTACCGGGGATGTGCTGCTGGTGGAGTCGGAGACCGACGATCATGTGCCCCACGCCACCATCATGAGCTACCGGGCCGCCTGCCAGCAGACCCATTCGCTGACTCACCGGATCATCGACGGCGCCGACCATGCCTTGAGTGACCCCGTGTCACAACAGGCCTACACCTCGATCCTCGTGGACTGGATCACGGAAATGGTGGTGGGAGAGCGGTTGAGTATCATCCAGGCGCGGTGA
- a CDS encoding DUF3182 family protein has translation MTPVNRSKTVMAYSVNPHAPLHEVETNRALARWLAQILGLEYGGSHDGQQPAGQDVYLLPTQTLIGAEAARRLGIKGPEDLWGGFVEHDFICTKAIAHGLLNKQAVAPIGWSPLFSKLIRGAVLDGVTVFSLKDARPAAEHLLYTGPIRLKPIHASAGRDQRVIKSLGQFDEVAARPDAQALFREGVVLEQNLSEVKTQSVGQSFINGQVLSYCGVQHLTHDNEGLEVYGGSDLLVAQGGYIELLRLELPDDVREAVRLAQVFDDAASQAYPGFFASRRNYDIAQGIDAGGQPRGGVLEQSWRMGGASSAELAALQAFVEDPSIGAVRVSSVETYLDQPLPAGAKEVYRGPAEHGDFLLKYVTVHSHDG, from the coding sequence ATGACGCCAGTCAATCGCAGCAAAACGGTAATGGCCTATTCGGTCAACCCTCACGCGCCGCTCCATGAAGTCGAAACCAATCGTGCGCTGGCCCGTTGGCTGGCGCAGATCCTGGGACTGGAGTACGGCGGCAGCCATGACGGGCAACAACCTGCCGGGCAGGATGTGTATCTGCTGCCCACCCAGACCCTGATCGGCGCCGAGGCCGCGCGACGGTTGGGGATCAAGGGACCGGAGGACCTGTGGGGCGGTTTCGTCGAGCATGATTTCATTTGCACCAAGGCAATCGCCCACGGTCTGCTGAATAAGCAGGCGGTCGCGCCGATCGGCTGGTCGCCGTTGTTTTCCAAGTTGATCCGGGGCGCGGTGCTGGATGGTGTGACGGTTTTTTCCCTCAAGGATGCGCGCCCGGCCGCCGAGCATTTGCTCTACACCGGGCCGATCCGTCTCAAGCCGATCCATGCCAGCGCCGGACGCGACCAACGCGTGATCAAGAGCCTGGGGCAGTTCGACGAAGTTGCCGCCCGGCCTGATGCCCAGGCGCTGTTTCGCGAGGGTGTGGTGCTGGAGCAGAACCTCAGCGAGGTCAAGACCCAGAGCGTCGGCCAGAGCTTCATCAATGGCCAGGTCCTGAGCTATTGCGGTGTGCAGCATCTGACCCACGACAACGAAGGGTTGGAGGTATACGGCGGTTCGGACCTGTTGGTGGCGCAGGGCGGCTACATCGAGTTGCTCAGGCTTGAGCTGCCAGACGACGTGCGCGAGGCGGTGCGCCTGGCCCAAGTGTTCGACGACGCCGCCAGCCAGGCCTACCCGGGTTTTTTTGCTTCCCGGCGCAATTACGACATCGCCCAAGGCATCGATGCCGGCGGGCAGCCCCGTGGCGGTGTGCTGGAACAATCGTGGCGCATGGGCGGGGCCAGCAGTGCTGAGCTGGCGGCTCTGCAAGCGTTTGTCGAGGACCCCTCCATCGGCGCGGTACGCGTCTCTTCAGTGGAAACCTACCTCGACCAGCCGCTGCCGGCCGGGGCCAAGGAGGTGTATCGAGGCCCAGCGGAACACGGTGACTTTTTACTCAAATACGTAACGGTTCATTCCCATGACGGCTAG
- a CDS encoding GlxA family transcriptional regulator — MTQERAIAELGVLLYPGVQLAAVHGLTDLFAVAQRIAAEQASAQLPRLRVSHWRAENGEAPQRVFDSETGPAGKLVALLIPPSLGGFNEGQASRGLMDWLRAQHAGGTVLGGVCVGSILLAESGLLDGRSATTHWTSAKSFAARYPRIKLNADKPIVDDGDLITTAGLMAWSELGLRLVDRLLGPSIATLTARFLVIEHSDSASQCGSNFAPILGHGDSAILKVQHWLQGSGAVDVSLSTMAERAGLEERTFLRRFRAATGLKPTEYCQHLRVGKAREMLEFTNGTIDHIAWTVGYQDPSAFRALFKKITGLAPSDYRTRFGVSPPSVSKV, encoded by the coding sequence ATGACGCAGGAAAGGGCAATTGCCGAACTTGGGGTGCTGCTTTATCCCGGCGTGCAATTGGCGGCAGTGCACGGCTTGACCGACCTGTTTGCCGTGGCGCAGAGGATCGCCGCCGAGCAGGCCAGCGCCCAGTTGCCGAGGCTGCGGGTGAGTCACTGGCGGGCGGAAAACGGCGAGGCCCCGCAGCGGGTGTTCGACAGCGAAACCGGCCCGGCGGGCAAGCTGGTCGCGTTGCTCATTCCACCTTCCCTGGGCGGTTTTAACGAAGGCCAGGCCTCCCGGGGCTTGATGGATTGGCTGCGCGCGCAGCACGCCGGTGGCACCGTGTTGGGCGGGGTCTGCGTAGGTTCGATTCTGCTGGCCGAAAGCGGCTTGCTCGACGGACGCAGCGCCACTACCCACTGGACTTCGGCCAAGAGCTTCGCCGCGCGTTATCCAAGGATCAAGCTCAACGCCGACAAACCCATCGTCGACGACGGTGACCTGATCACCACTGCCGGGCTGATGGCCTGGTCGGAGCTTGGGCTGCGGTTGGTGGACCGCCTGCTCGGCCCGAGCATTGCTACGCTTACGGCGCGGTTTTTGGTGATCGAGCACAGCGACAGCGCGAGCCAGTGCGGCAGCAATTTCGCGCCGATCCTCGGGCACGGCGATTCAGCCATCCTCAAGGTCCAGCACTGGCTGCAAGGCAGCGGTGCGGTGGACGTATCCTTGAGTACGATGGCCGAGCGTGCCGGGTTGGAGGAGCGCACGTTCCTGCGTCGATTCCGCGCCGCCACCGGGCTCAAGCCCACCGAGTATTGCCAGCACCTGCGCGTCGGCAAGGCCCGGGAAATGCTCGAATTCACCAATGGCACCATTGACCATATCGCCTGGACCGTCGGTTATCAGGACCCCAGCGCTTTTCGGGCTCTGTTCAAGAAAATCACCGGGCTGGCGCCAAGTGATTACCGGACGAGGTTTGGGGTGAGCCCACCGAGCGTGTCCAAAGTCTGA
- a CDS encoding cysteine hydrolase family protein has translation MSKQALIVVDIQNDYFPNGKWPLVGAETAADNAAKLIEAFRQAGDHVVHIRHEFTSDSAPFFTPGSEGAKLHPKVLNRAEEPVVLKHFVNSFRETELQAILDQHGIEQLVIVGSMSHMCVDGVTRAAADLGYSVTVIHDACATLDLEFNGVVVPAAQVHAAFMAALGFAYASVVSTEAFLAGTL, from the coding sequence ATGTCCAAGCAAGCGCTCATCGTAGTCGATATCCAGAACGACTACTTCCCTAACGGAAAATGGCCACTGGTCGGTGCCGAAACCGCCGCCGACAACGCTGCGAAGCTGATCGAAGCCTTTCGGCAGGCCGGGGATCACGTGGTGCATATCCGCCACGAATTCACATCCGATTCCGCGCCATTCTTCACACCGGGTTCCGAAGGCGCCAAGTTGCATCCCAAGGTGCTCAACCGCGCCGAAGAACCGGTGGTGCTCAAACATTTCGTCAATTCGTTTCGCGAGACCGAGCTGCAAGCCATCCTCGACCAGCACGGCATCGAGCAATTGGTAATCGTCGGCAGCATGAGCCACATGTGCGTCGATGGCGTCACCCGGGCCGCAGCTGACCTGGGCTATAGCGTCACGGTCATTCATGACGCCTGCGCCACCCTCGATCTGGAATTCAACGGTGTCGTTGTCCCGGCCGCCCAGGTGCACGCGGCGTTCATGGCGGCGCTGGGGTTTGCTTATGCGAGTGTGGTGAGCACGGAGGCGTTTTTGGCTGGCACTCTATAA